A single region of the Bartonella harrusi genome encodes:
- a CDS encoding Vomp family autotransporter, with protein MKKLYTTLAMRNVRFFHSLYRVSFLKVASLGTAVVLFLSNTFPVFSANLDLTKVSLGSMKNAAVVYQQSTIFEYNDYTSGMGGYHSVINVLTADKRSVGEDMQNIFTASGAAVSDSGREKSAENVVISDSKKYTAKEKSVAKGFMISALGLDNIAIGSEYDNQKNIEEYISAKGYDSEIMPYGNEAIIRDKKAETRLENNIILGEDSGTEAAVGNRDHDSIALSNQDKESATWKSIAKAAAAIGYNQKKVMRQLEGEVADTDSSDAINVAQLTALQSYVEKGWMLSVGGKSTTIIGTTSVVDLSAASDNLKITKDNGDNNVKFDLADNVKVTSIIAGNSSMSGDGFFINEGPRITLDGIDAGNEKITGVAEGTEDTDAVNFAQLQAVKEATKTSWQLAVNSGDATAIGQNGTVNLQAAGSENKKNIKIEKDENHNVIFDLTDDIHVTSVTAGQSVMNGEGFHFAKGGPEVTLDGIDAGNKRIRGVAKGIKETDAVNFAQLKEIGNQIAVSSLVQQEAGNNLITIGKAVGGTEISLSNNDGEDRRISGVKAAQEDTDAVNKKQLEDSIADITDSIENNILVKQNKGENASITVGKATGGFEINIANKSGETRTISGVKAATKNNEAVNKEQLDGEIADITDSINVIKEANNFSVLYDKKNDNSVNYESITLGGDKTTAQVALHNVKAGTIAEDSHDAINGSQINKISEDVAAIFGGNAEFKDGILFGPYYHLSQIFEDGTSKNLASYDVGSALTGLDKNINNVNNRLTHVTNEFTQKIDGVSKDSLLWSDQEKAFVALHGEGKKENSKLTFLADGEISVDSTDAINGTQLFKLAQNTSKYFGGSADVLEGIEPTFVIQGKKHHNVTDAFTSVNISIKNIDDKIIEMKANNLVQQGGGITGIITIGKETAGTEIRIAGVGGVGRTISGLKEAERDDEAVNKSQLDKSIERISQDIETASAAVVLYDKNDDNTINYNSVTLGGKKSLGPVALLNIKDGKIAANSTDAITGNQLYLMSNQLAAYFGGGAGYKDGIWAAPHFKVAQLNADGTVGKEKSYDNVAEALGGVNNNIVSMNNRIDHVISKVDSDALKWNDRKKAYDADHDDQPNKIINVADGKIGQDSKDAINGGQLWKTNERVTNVEKDIKHIKNRVDNISNTIGDIGNTVLNIENKVDNIENTVHNLSDGVVNYDKTEDGKKSNKITLKGGNESEPVVIDNLADGRIEKGSKEAINGGQLRSYTEQQMKIVLDDAKNYTDQRVNNIVINVIDDAVEQANQYTDMKFNILNYGIKSVRKEARQAVAVGLAVSNLRYFDTPGSLSVSFGSGAWRGQSAFALGAGYTSENGKIRSNLSATSAGGHWGVGGAITLKIK; from the coding sequence ATGAAAAAGTTATATACTACACTGGCGATGCGTAATGTGCGTTTTTTTCATTCACTTTATCGAGTGTCGTTTTTAAAAGTAGCTTCGCTGGGAACTGCGGTCGTTTTATTTTTGTCAAATACTTTTCCTGTTTTTTCAGCAAATCTCGATTTAACAAAAGTGTCTCTTGGAAGTATGAAGAACGCTGCTGTAGTTTATCAGCAAAGTACTATTTTTGAGTATAATGATTATACCAGTGGTATGGGTGGTTATCACTCTGTAATAAATGTTTTAACTGCTGACAAAAGGTCTGTAGGGGAAGATATGCAAAATATCTTCACAGCGAGTGGCGCAGCCGTTTCTGATTCAGGGAGAGAAAAGAGTGCTGAAAACGTAGTTATTTCAGATTCAAAGAAATATACGGCAAAAGAGAAAAGTGTTGCTAAAGGTTTTATGATTAGCGCTTTAGGATTAGACAATATTGCGATAGGCTCTGAATATGATAACCAAAAAAACATTGAGGAATATATATCCGCAAAAGGTTATGATTCAGAAATAATGCCTTATGGTAATGAAGCTATTATTAGAGATAAGAAAGCTGAAACACGGCTTGAGAACAATATTATTCTTGGGGAAGATTCTGGAACTGAGGCAGCTGTTGGTAATAGAGATCATGATTCTATCGCATTAAGCAATCAAGATAAAGAAAGTGCGACATGGAAAAGTATTGCGAAGGCAGCAGCGGCAATTGGTTATAATCAAAAAAAGGTCATGCGCCAACTTGAAGGGGAGGTCGCTGATACTGACTCTTCTGATGCCATTAATGTTGCACAGCTAACAGCTTTACAATCATATGTAGAGAAAGGTTGGATGCTGTCCGTTGGAGGTAAAAGTACCACAATAATTGGTACAACGAGCGTAGTAGATTTGTCAGCAGCAAGTGACAATTTGAAGATTACAAAAGACAATGGAGACAACAATGTAAAATTTGACCTAGCCGATAATGTTAAGGTAACAAGTATCATTGCAGGAAACAGTTCTATGAGTGGTGATGGTTTTTTTATTAATGAGGGGCCAAGAATAACTTTAGATGGTATTGATGCTGGCAATGAAAAGATTACAGGAGTTGCAGAGGGGACTGAAGATACTGATGCGGTCAATTTTGCCCAGTTACAAGCTGTAAAAGAGGCAACAAAAACAAGTTGGCAGCTTGCTGTTAATAGTGGAGATGCTACAGCTATTGGCCAAAATGGCACAGTAAATTTACAAGCAGCCGGCAGTGAAAATAAAAAGAATATCAAAATTGAAAAAGATGAAAATCACAATGTAATATTTGATCTAACCGATGATATTCATGTGACAAGTGTCACTGCTGGTCAAAGTGTTATGAATGGTGAGGGTTTTCATTTTGCGAAAGGGGGGCCAGAGGTAACTTTAGATGGTATTGATGCTGGCAATAAAAGGATTAGAGGAGTTGCAAAGGGGATTAAAGAGACTGATGCAGTCAATTTTGCGCAGTTGAAAGAAATAGGAAATCAAATAGCAGTAAGCAGCCTTGTTCAGCAAGAAGCAGGCAATAATCTTATCACTATTGGTAAAGCAGTAGGTGGTACTGAAATCAGTCTTTCAAATAATGATGGTGAAGATCGTAGAATTTCTGGTGTGAAAGCTGCGCAGGAGGATACGGATGCTGTTAATAAAAAACAACTTGAAGATAGTATAGCAGATATTACCGATAGCATTGAGAATAATATCCTTGTCAAACAAAATAAAGGAGAGAATGCTTCTATTACTGTTGGTAAAGCTACTGGTGGTTTTGAGATTAATATTGCAAACAAATCGGGTGAAACGCGTACAATTTCTGGTGTGAAAGCTGCTACGAAGAATAATGAAGCTGTTAATAAAGAACAATTGGATGGTGAAATTGCGGATATCACAGACAGTATTAATGTTATAAAAGAAGCAAATAACTTTTCGGTTCTCTATGATAAAAAGAATGATAATTCTGTTAATTATGAGAGTATCACTTTAGGAGGGGATAAAACGACGGCACAAGTTGCGCTCCATAATGTAAAAGCGGGTACAATTGCAGAAGATTCGCATGATGCAATCAATGGCAGCCAGATTAATAAAATATCTGAAGATGTAGCAGCTATTTTTGGTGGTAATGCAGAATTTAAAGACGGTATCTTATTTGGTCCGTATTATCATTTGTCACAAATTTTTGAGGACGGGACATCGAAAAATCTTGCTTCTTATGACGTTGGTTCAGCGTTGACAGGGCTTGATAAGAATATCAACAATGTGAATAACCGCTTAACACATGTAACGAATGAGTTTACTCAAAAAATAGATGGGGTTTCTAAAGATTCTTTGTTGTGGAGTGATCAGGAAAAGGCATTTGTTGCTCTTCATGGGGAAGGGAAAAAAGAAAATAGCAAACTTACATTTCTTGCGGATGGAGAGATTTCTGTTGACTCCACTGATGCTATAAATGGTACACAGCTCTTCAAGCTTGCTCAAAATACATCGAAGTATTTTGGTGGCAGTGCAGATGTACTTGAAGGTATAGAACCAACCTTCGTTATTCAAGGGAAGAAACATCATAATGTTACGGATGCTTTCACTAGTGTAAATATTTCTATTAAGAATATTGATGATAAGATTATTGAAATGAAAGCAAATAATCTTGTGCAGCAAGGGGGAGGGATAACAGGCATTATCACGATCGGTAAGGAAACAGCTGGTACTGAAATCCGCATTGCAGGCGTTGGTGGTGTAGGACGTACTATTTCTGGTTTAAAAGAAGCAGAAAGGGATGATGAAGCTGTTAACAAAAGTCAACTTGATAAAAGCATAGAAAGGATTTCTCAAGATATTGAAACAGCAAGTGCTGCGGTGGTTCTTTATGATAAAAATGATGATAACACCATTAATTATAACAGTGTAACATTAGGTGGTAAGAAGAGCCTTGGACCCGTTGCTCTTCTAAATATCAAAGATGGTAAAATTGCTGCGAATTCAACAGATGCCATTACAGGCAATCAACTTTATCTCATGAGTAATCAGCTTGCTGCATATTTTGGTGGTGGTGCTGGCTATAAGGATGGAATTTGGGCTGCTCCTCATTTCAAAGTTGCGCAACTCAATGCTGATGGCACTGTTGGTAAAGAGAAAAGCTACGATAATGTTGCTGAAGCGCTTGGTGGTGTTAATAATAATATAGTGAGTATGAACAATCGTATTGATCATGTCATCAGCAAGGTAGATTCTGATGCTTTAAAGTGGAATGATCGGAAGAAAGCTTATGATGCTGATCATGATGATCAGCCAAATAAGATTATCAATGTCGCTGATGGTAAAATCGGACAAGATTCAAAAGATGCGATTAATGGTGGACAACTTTGGAAAACCAACGAGCGTGTTACAAATGTTGAAAAAGATATTAAGCATATCAAAAACAGGGTTGATAATATTTCAAATACGATTGGAGATATTGGTAATACAGTTCTCAATATTGAAAACAAAGTTGATAATATTGAGAACACGGTTCATAACCTTTCTGATGGGGTTGTTAATTATGACAAAACTGAAGATGGCAAGAAAAGCAATAAGATCACTCTAAAAGGTGGGAATGAAAGTGAACCTGTTGTGATTGATAATCTCGCTGATGGTCGTATTGAAAAGGGCTCGAAAGAGGCGATTAATGGTGGGCAATTGCGTAGTTATACAGAGCAGCAGATGAAGATTGTTCTCGATGATGCCAAAAACTACACAGATCAACGGGTAAATAATATTGTTATTAATGTCATTGATGATGCTGTTGAACAGGCTAATCAATATACAGATATGAAATTTAATATTCTAAATTACGGCATTAAGAGTGTACGCAAAGAGGCAAGACAAGCGGTAGCTGTTGGTTTAGCGGTCTCTAACCTACGTTATTTTGATACACCGGGCTCTTTGAGCGTCTCATTTGGTAGTGGTGCGTGGCGTGGACAGTCTGCATTTGCTCTTGGTGCTGGTTATACATCTGAGAATGGCAAAATCCGTTCTAATCTCTCTGCGACAAGTGCTGGTGGTCACTGGGGGGTAGGTGGTGCAATAACCTTAAAAATAAAATAA